In the genome of Dermacentor silvarum isolate Dsil-2018 chromosome 1, BIME_Dsil_1.4, whole genome shotgun sequence, one region contains:
- the LOC119437591 gene encoding putative RNA-binding protein Luc7-like 2, whose amino-acid sequence MSKTVCGTAKDRMRQTLDEFMDTGWDGVKNSLQYSGPKVCRCFLLGLSPHDAVAGTKIFMSTCSKIHNYALKADFKNRSRMYRLRGHRFYDLTVLAYLQMVIRSCEILDRAKNGRLMRCQSTARSNRHGEKEARLKSYGDKMDKKLIGAEELGNKGKVQEALAVIKEVERLKRRRNRLERMLDRKPSELVNDQKQNICEECQLCIGLDDNEQGIANHSSGRLHNAILDMCRNFAELAASLEKSQAAVDWARLEAAQPQSKQSTSRLDLASTRAHRYSPRSCRPSSRSSSRSRSRSRSSRRAYSSDPCSSSSECSSTSRSRSRSRSHLTSRRRSPRSRSKVPLGVAP is encoded by the coding sequence ATGTCAAAGACTGTATGCGGGACCGCCAAGGACCGTATGCGCCAGACGCTCGACGAGTTCATGGACACCGGCTGGGACGGCGTCAAGAACTCGCTCCAGTACTCGGGCCCCAAGGTTTGCCGCTGCTTCCTGCTGGGCCTGTCCCCCCACGATGCGGTCGCCGGTACCAAGATATTCATGAGCACCTGCTCCAAGATCCACAACTACGCGCTCAAGGCCGACTTCAAGAACAGATCCAGGATGTACCGGCTCAGAGGGCACCGCTTCTACGATCTCACGGTACTCGCCTACCTGCAAATGGTAATCCGCTCGTGCGAGATCCTGGACCGCGCCAAGAACGGCCGCCTGATGCGATGCCAGTCGACGGCGCGCAGCAATCGCCATGGGGAAAAAGAGGCCAGGCTCAAGTCCTACGGCGACAAGATGGACAAGAAGCTCATCGGGGCCGAAGAACTTGGCAACAAGGGCAAAGTGCAAGAGGCGCTCGCTGTCATCAAGGAGGTCGAGCGGCTCAAGCGGCGCCGAAACCGACTCGAGAGGATGCTGGACCGCAAGCCCAGCGAACTGGTCAATGATCAGAAGCAGAACATCTGCGAGGAGTGCCAGCTCTGCATCGGCCTCGACGACAACGAGCAAGGCATCGCCAACCACTCGAGCGGCCGGCTGCACAACGCCATACTCGACATGTGCCGAAATTTCGCCGAGCTCGCTGCCAGCCTCGAGAAGTCGCAGGCGGCGGTCGACTGGGCGCGTCTCGAAGCCGCGCAGCCGCAGTCGAAGCAGTCGACGTCGCGCCTCGACCTGGCCTCGACCAGGGCGCATAGGTATTCACCCAGGTCGTGCAGGCctagcagccgcagcagcagccgtaGCCGAAgtcgcagccgcagcagcaggaggGCCTACAGCTCCGACccctgcagcagcagcagtgaatgCTCATCGACTTCCCGCTCTAGGTCACGTTCACGGTCTCACTTGACGTCCCGGCGCCGCTCTCCGAGGTCCCGCTCGAAGGTCCCGCTCGGAGTCGCCCCGTAG